In Solobacterium moorei, a single genomic region encodes these proteins:
- a CDS encoding FAD:protein FMN transferase, with protein sequence MYVGAIAKGYATQKVAEYLMSTKIKNAVIDAGGNLKALSEKYNGKE encoded by the coding sequence GTGTATGTTGGAGCTATTGCAAAAGGATATGCAACCCAGAAAGTTGCAGAATATTTGATGTCAACAAAGATTAAAAACGCCGTCATCGATGCTGGAGGAAATCTGAAAGCATTATCAGAAAAATATAATGGAAAAGAATGA